One segment of Panthera leo isolate Ple1 chromosome A3, P.leo_Ple1_pat1.1, whole genome shotgun sequence DNA contains the following:
- the DDRGK1 gene encoding DDRGK domain-containing protein 1 has product MWTLGGAREIRASGWKSLFRLKAFVMVGPVVYLVAAALLVGLIFFLTRSRGRATAAGQESLHNEEQPVVAGSVAQPQPLDLEEQRAGGRPRRRRDLGSRLQAQRRAQRIAWAEVDENEEEAIIPAQEEEGIEKPVESHLSGKIGAKKLRKLEEKQARKAQREAEEAEREERKRLESQREAEWKKEEERLRLEEEQKEEEERKAREEQAQREHEEYLKLKEAFVVEEEGVGETMTEEQSHSFLTEFINYIKQSKVVLLEDLASQVGLRTQDTINRIQDLLAEGALTGVIDDRGKFIYITPEELTAVANFIRQRGRVSITELAQASNSLIAWGQEPPVQAPA; this is encoded by the exons ATGTGGACGTTGGGCGGGGCCCGGGAGATCCGGGCCTCAGGGTGGAAGAGCTTGTTCCGCCTGAAAGCTTTCGTCATGGTGGGCCCCGTGGTATACTTGGTGGCAGCGGCTCTGCTTGTCGGCCTTATCTTTTTCCTGACTCGCAGCAGGGGCCGGGCAACAGCAG CTGGCCAGGAGTCGTTGCACAATGAGGAGCAGCCTGTAGTAGCAGGCTCAGTggcccagcctcagcccctggACCTcgaggagcagagagcagggggcAGGCCCCGGCGCCGGAGGGACCTGGGCAGCCGCCTGCAGGCCCAGCGTCGAGCTCAGCGTATTGCCTGGGCAGAGGTGGATGAGAATGAGGAGGAGGCCATCATCCCAG CCCAAGAGGAAGAAGGTATCGAGAAGCCAGTGGAAAGTCACCTGTCAGGGAAAATTGGAGCCAAGAAACTACGGAAGTTAGAGGAAAAACAGGCGCGAAAAGCCCAGCGTGAG GCAGAGGAGGCTGAACGTGAGGAGCGGAAACGCCTTGAGTCCCAGCGTGAGgcagaatggaagaaagaggaggagcgCCTTCGCCTGGAGGAGGAACAAAAG gaggaggaagagagaaaggccCGGGAGGAGCAGGCCCAGCGGGAACATGAGGAGTACCTGAAACTGAAGGAGGCCTTCGTGGTGGAGGAGGAAGGTGTGGGTGAGACCATGACTGAGGAACAG tCCCACAGCTTCCTGACAGAGTTCATCAACTACATAAAG CAGTCCAAGGTCGTGCTCTTGGAAGACCTGGCTTCCCAGGTGGGCCTACGGACTCAG GACACCATAAACCGCATCCAAGACCTGCTGGCTGAGGGGGCTCTGACAG GTGTGATTGACGACAGGGGCAAGTTCATCTACATAACCCCCGAGGAACTGACTGCTGTGGCTAACTTCATCCGACAGCGGGGCCGGGTGTCCATCACCGAACTTGCGCAGGCCAGCAACTCCCTCATCGCCTGGGGCCAGGAGCCCCCTGTCCAGGCCCCAGCTTGA